In Amycolatopsis endophytica, the following are encoded in one genomic region:
- a CDS encoding HesB/IscA family protein: MLALTDAAAEAISALTAQEGQTDNGGLRFAVQAQQDSGAQLALSVAPAPEDGDQVVGADGGAKVFLEPQAAMFLDDKVLDVQQDEQGQLNFAVLQQPDAPGAPTA; this comes from the coding sequence ATGCTCGCATTGACCGATGCCGCCGCCGAGGCCATCAGCGCCCTGACGGCTCAGGAAGGCCAGACCGACAACGGCGGCCTGCGCTTCGCCGTGCAGGCCCAGCAGGACAGCGGCGCCCAGCTGGCGCTCTCCGTGGCCCCCGCCCCGGAGGACGGGGACCAGGTCGTGGGCGCGGACGGGGGCGCGAAGGTGTTCCTGGAACCGCAGGCCGCGATGTTCCTGGACGACAAGGTGCTCGACGTCCAGCAGGACGAGCAGGGGCAGCTGAACTTCGCCGTCCTGCAGCAGCCGGACGCACCGGGAGCGCCGACCGCCTGA
- a CDS encoding FAD-dependent monooxygenase — protein sequence MIDVVIAGGGPNGLMLACELALAGMRPVVLERLTEPGHERRANGLVGEVVRLMDRRGLYERLTGTPGAPEPVPGFVFGAFPLPLADLDHHLYTLAVPQRRIEAVLAERAAELGVDIRRGHEVTGLVQDEDAVTVEIGGREPVRARFLVGADGGHSVVRKLTGIGFPGVTSDDSVAYSGDVTVPPELIGPGGELVVPGFGVIPPFQHLRTDRGLITWAPFPDRDPMVSTTEWGPPAEGEATLDALRASAARVLGADLPLGPPSGEGPHLLRRLFGGNTRIAERYRDRRVFLLGDAAHVHSAIGGPGLNLGLQDAVNLGWKLAAAVRGEVDVLDTYESERRPVAQRVAMHTQAQSLLIRPGGDVTAFRELFAELLSLGGTRQHIADLMAGSDIRYDMGAAGERVGWFAPDLPGLRELTRGGRALLLDPAGTLDAGPWRKSVDVVEAPGLETAYLLRPDCFIAWTGEGGDGLHDALTRWFGPGTD from the coding sequence ATGATCGACGTCGTCATCGCTGGCGGCGGGCCCAACGGCCTGATGCTCGCCTGTGAACTCGCACTCGCCGGCATGCGGCCGGTCGTCCTGGAGCGCCTGACCGAACCCGGCCACGAGCGCCGGGCGAACGGCCTCGTCGGCGAGGTCGTGCGCCTGATGGACCGGCGCGGCCTGTACGAGCGGCTGACCGGCACGCCCGGTGCGCCCGAACCCGTCCCCGGGTTCGTGTTCGGCGCCTTCCCGCTGCCACTGGCCGACCTGGACCACCACCTCTACACACTGGCGGTGCCGCAACGGCGCATCGAGGCGGTGCTCGCCGAACGCGCGGCCGAACTCGGCGTGGACATCCGTCGCGGACACGAGGTCACCGGCCTGGTCCAGGACGAGGACGCGGTGACCGTCGAGATCGGTGGACGCGAGCCGGTGCGGGCGCGGTTCCTCGTCGGCGCGGACGGCGGGCACAGCGTGGTCCGCAAGCTCACCGGTATCGGATTCCCCGGCGTCACCTCCGACGACTCCGTGGCGTACTCGGGCGACGTCACGGTTCCGCCCGAGCTGATCGGTCCCGGCGGCGAGCTGGTGGTCCCCGGGTTCGGTGTCATACCGCCGTTCCAGCACCTGCGGACCGACCGCGGACTGATCACCTGGGCCCCCTTCCCCGACCGGGACCCCATGGTCAGCACCACGGAGTGGGGACCTCCCGCCGAGGGCGAGGCGACGCTCGACGCACTGCGCGCCAGCGCCGCCCGCGTACTCGGCGCGGACCTGCCGCTCGGGCCACCGTCCGGCGAGGGCCCGCACCTGCTGCGCCGCCTGTTCGGGGGCAACACCCGGATCGCGGAGCGCTACCGGGACCGCCGGGTTTTCCTGCTCGGCGACGCCGCGCACGTCCACTCCGCGATCGGCGGCCCCGGCCTCAACCTCGGTCTCCAGGACGCGGTCAACCTCGGCTGGAAGCTCGCGGCGGCCGTGCGCGGCGAGGTGGACGTGCTGGACACCTACGAGTCCGAGCGGCGGCCGGTGGCCCAGCGCGTCGCGATGCACACGCAGGCGCAGTCGCTGCTGATCCGGCCGGGCGGCGACGTGACCGCGTTCCGCGAGCTGTTCGCGGAACTGCTGTCGCTGGGCGGCACCCGCCAGCACATCGCCGACCTGATGGCGGGATCCGACATTCGCTACGACATGGGGGCAGCCGGTGAGCGCGTCGGGTGGTTCGCACCGGATCTGCCGGGCCTGCGCGAACTCACCCGCGGTGGCCGTGCCCTGCTGCTCGATCCGGCCGGAACGCTGGACGCCGGACCCTGGCGGAAGTCCGTCGACGTCGTCGAGGCGCCCGGACTGGAGACCGCGTACCTGCTGCGACCGGACTGCTTCATCGCCTGGACCGGCGAGGGCGGCGACGGCCTGCATGACGCGCTCACGAGGTGGTTCGGCCCCGGAACCGACTGA
- a CDS encoding acyl-CoA-like ligand-binding transcription factor, translated as MGLRERKKAETRSAISWAAIRLAVERGFDNVKVEDIAEAAGVSPRTFNNYYSSKGEAIAARHTDRVRNLAAALRERPADESLWDAIGASAVAQFGPDLAATENPVTDPATWTAGVRATLAAPALQGDLLKAGASAEAEIAAAVADRTGTSLDRDLYPHLVAAAVVAAVNTAIGHHLRTERPVADLLAEALSQVAAGLTR; from the coding sequence ATGGGCCTGCGGGAGCGAAAGAAAGCCGAGACGCGCTCGGCGATCAGCTGGGCGGCGATCCGGCTGGCGGTCGAGCGCGGGTTCGACAACGTGAAGGTCGAGGACATCGCCGAGGCCGCGGGCGTCTCCCCGCGCACGTTCAACAACTACTACTCCAGCAAGGGCGAGGCCATCGCGGCCCGCCACACCGACCGCGTCCGCAACCTCGCCGCGGCGCTGCGTGAGCGCCCGGCGGACGAGTCGTTGTGGGACGCGATCGGCGCTTCGGCCGTGGCCCAGTTCGGTCCGGACCTCGCCGCCACCGAAAACCCGGTGACGGATCCGGCGACCTGGACGGCAGGCGTGCGCGCGACGCTCGCCGCCCCCGCGCTACAGGGTGACCTGCTCAAGGCGGGAGCATCGGCGGAAGCCGAGATCGCCGCCGCGGTCGCCGACCGCACCGGCACCTCGCTCGACCGGGACCTGTACCCGCACCTGGTGGCGGCCGCGGTCGTGGCCGCCGTGAACACCGCGATCGGCCACCACCTGCGCACCGAGCGCCCGGTGGCGGACCTGCTCGCCGAAGCGCTCTCCCAGGTCGCCGCGGGCCTCACCCGGTAA